DNA sequence from the Montipora foliosa isolate CH-2021 unplaced genomic scaffold, ASM3666993v2 scaffold_404, whole genome shotgun sequence genome:
AATATATATCACTGCATTGGTACAAAAGAAAGATAACATTAACGGTATTTTTCAAGCGACAGCCATCAAATTATGAAAAAACCCTTATAAACAAAGTTTCAGTGAGCATTTTTAACCTAAAGCTTATGTACTCACCTCGACGAAAGTGTTAGATTTATGTCGGCGCTCATGATGGAGATGGAAATAGATTGTTTTTACTGAAAACATAAAAAGCGCGCCATGCTCCTTGTCGGTAATATCCGGAAACTTTTAACtgcaaaattataattatacacAGGAGCGCAACCCACCAATTTGAGATCACTTCCAACAGAACGCGCCGAGAAATcagttgtagcatacgaaacgtcaagtcgcgattttcgttttatttctaaTTGAGCCTTTATGGCCGACGAACAACAGTTTATATGATATTGTTTGTCTTTCATTACGAAGGGCAGCACTTACCCTCTGCTGACAAATGTTTCTTGAATTTAGTTGATGGCGGCTGGAGTGATTGGGGTAACTGGAGTCTTTGTACAAGGGTCTTTAATGGCATACAGATGCGGGCAAGGGAATGTGTGAATCCAAAGCCACAATTTGGTGGGATACCATGCAAAGGATCTACTACAGTTATGAGAGGGTGCATAAACACGTCAAGTTGTCTGCAAGGTATGTCACCAAAATCAAAGCTGTTTGAGTTTCAATTGTTTGCTAACAGCTCCTCAAATACTGGCTAACACCTTCTTACTCGTCAGCTTGTCCTTTTGTAATTTACAGAATGTTCATTCTCCCTTTGTGACTTTTTTTTTGCCAGCTTTCTTCAAACAAATTCCGCTGAACTGTCCAGCATCCTGGCATTTGATACATTTGATTTCTTCAGTTGATCTGATGGAGAAAGCTTGGCGATCCTCGTACCTCTTGCACATGTCCTATTGGATATAAGAAATAGGTGGCCAGTCAACACTGCCTTTCAAAAAAAGGATACAAGGAGGTGTCATCATATCTCCATTAATTTACCGGGGTCAACACAAATACATTTAATATTAGTCAATTATAACCCAGCTAACAATTGCGAAATTGCCAGTTATTCACTAGCCCTGCAATTTCCTTTATTAGAATTTCCCGTACGTTTTCAAACAGAGGGCAGTCCATCTACTGGAGTGATGCAATTTCTAAAGAACAACGCctggaaagcgctttgtaccGCACATTGGAATAATAATGAAGCAATTCTTGCCTGCCAAGTAAATGGCTACAACAACAGTAACGACAATTTTACAGACATTTGGAAAAGAGGAAATACAAGCTTGGTGAACATCACTTCTCATTCCTGTTCATCAATCATTCAAAGTTGTGGGTTCATTAACACGCAAATCCGGTGTTCAGGTACAATAGTATGAAGAAAGAAAATCTCAGTCTTATCCGTATACCATCGCATAGTTCTAACACAGGAAGTCAACTTAAAACCCTATTTGTTAGTTTATAATAACCTGTAGCTCGCTGTATAAGAAATGACTAACTGCTGGTAAAAAAGGCAAGGCACTAATTATTGGAAGCATGGCCACTAAGGTGCAGTTGGGTTGAACGAGAAAAAATGTCACACTTAGCTTTGCTGCAGAGCAGGACTTATTTAAGTCCAGCGCCCAAATCTCTAGACCACACGTCACCGTCTTTGGGACTGATGATTCTGAAACCctgttttttaaagaaatgaagGCCCAACTGGAACAGTCTCAATGAGTGGGCTTCCTCTTAAAACATTATCCTTGTTACATTATTAAATTAAGGATTTTAGCACCGCCTATCCTGTTCAAAGTTTTAGTCAAACAGAGATAAACTGTAGATATTGAGGAATGGACAATGAacagaaaacaatggtttgttgCAAAAATGAAACGTAGAGGACAATTAGAACCAAGCATTGCTTTCACTAATGTGTCATTCTTTCAGTTCCTGTGCGCCTAAGTGGGGCGAAAGCTAAGTATGGTGGAAGAGTAGAAGTTTTTTACCGCAGAAGGTGGGGCAAGATCTGTCGCACTAAATGGGATATCAATGATGCCAAAGTTGTTTGTAAACAACTTGGCTTTAGAGGTGTCCTGGCCGAATTCATGACTGGAATGAATACCACTGATGAAGATATACCCGTTGTAATGTCAGATATAGCTTGTACTGGACAGGAATCCGTTTTAGCCCAATGTAATCGTTTAGATGGAGAGCACAAGTGTCCGGAAGACATCGGGGCTCAAGCTCTGTGCGTACCAAGTAAGTAGTCACTTTTCACCAAGACTGTGTATTTAATCTATTCCTGACAAACAGAAGGTTGTGACTAGAGACAGTTTTTTAACTTGATCATCCTCATCATTGTATTGTTTAACATTTGTGGGGTAAGCTAAATATTCTGTACAGTCAATTCCAAACAAACTTCAATTTCAATCTTTTAACTctatttggaacaacaacaacaataacctTTCTAGTTGCACATTTTTTATCTAACTAAACGATGGAAATTGCGAGAAAACGCAAGGACGTAGCTACAGTGTATGTGTGTACTGGTCGTAGTAGCAAAGCAGCTTTCGAGTTCACTATTACTACCCAAAATTGAACTCTGCATGGataatggaaaaaatgatgaaataaataaaaactagcaGAAACTGATTATGGTTGAAATAGAGGAATTTTATAGGTAACAGTTATAGAAGAATAAAACGTGTTTGCAAATAGATGTAATTACAAGACTGAATctttaaattgaaaaatatttactacGAATTAAGACTTGCAAACACCGATGAGAAAttttggaaagtaatttcttccATACAATAATTTTGTTCTAGACAACGTGGAAGTTCTGGAAAAGAAAAGCCTTAGTTCGAATCTTGGTAGCACTGAAACCGTGCAATGTTCCTTAGAAAAGGAAAACCAGAATGGGAAGGTTAAATGGTATGAAATTGGCACCACTACTAGTGAACTCAATTCAAACGGGAGAATTGAGGTAAAAGGTGTCACTTTGAGAATAAAAAATGTTCAACTGGCTGATGGGGGAACATATGAGTGTCGAGGAGAACGTTACACTCGATTCTACACAGTTTACGTCAATGGTGAGTTCTTCAATGCTTAGAAAGCCATCAATATGCTACAAATCATTATtatcaacaagaacaacaacataaTCACAGGGCCGTATGAGGCAATGTGAGGCACCTACCTCAGTCATTTCTttcgttattttttcttttttttttttctttttaataatacaGGATATCAGTACTGTAAGCGTCAAGAACACCCTAAATACCTAAGAATAGAATTTGCCTTagtcataattattttttctgatTACCACCATGAATCAAGTTAATCCTCCTCATCATCATAAATATCAGCTTTtggtggactaatgcaaatcctgcattttgataagctacgctactagaggactagtattaatagtcctcgagtagcgaaaagcgtgacgctttctttcgctttattcccaaataaatacttttttaacttgcatttgctaactttattatcgCCTTTTTCTGttcaactagttgggtgatactaaaacaattagacccctcGCCCTCAAGGtccacgggtctaattgttacaAATTTCACCTTCATCAACATTATACTAATTACCAAGATCATTACCTCCATGATCTTCATTGTCCTCATCAATCTTAAAATCCTTTGTACCAGGTAGATTTAATTTCTCGTCTGCTTCCGTTAGTGTCACTCGCTTTAACATCAGCTCTTTAATCACCCGTAACCTCATTGTTTGTTTATGTGGTCTACTGAGAATTGGATTGCAACTTAGTCATTGCGTTGCTCTTTCCTTGTTTGAACGTTAATTTCATTGCACATTACCAGCAATTACATATATTTTTCATAAGAATTCTATCAGTAATTTTTATTCATTAGAGCATTATCAGTCTCTCAATGAAGCATTTGCAGTCATGAAGCAACTGTAGATCAGTAGTTATTAGTTGCAAAACAAGCCTGAAAAAACACGGCTTCAACAGGACTTGAATCCATGACCATTAACCATCTGACCTATCCACAGGCACACCAAGGTCATTGTGAGGGTGCCCGACAAAAATAATACGtacatttagccaagcctaaaggcggaactccctggttatttattcttactgcctgtagggttagtgaacagaaaaggttttcgaattTTTCGCGTTTTGGTGTTTGCGACTACTActtaatcaaatcattttcttcgctttcttccgTAGAAAAATGCATTTCCTAACTAGAGatattccacggtaaatttcatgcaaaaacccgatatcgcatgaatcacgaagcgatgagtgcgatatcggtttttcaagcgaagtttactttggaattcaccagtttggcaatgattttttttcttgaatcgcatgagttttaaaagaaaacaagcacattcTTAGCGAAcgaatgaaaaaggaaaaagccatttaagagtcaactgtcaatatcCGGCGAATAGGAATCGCGCTAAAACTAGAAACCGTcaggaaactttgtcagttcaaggtcaaaaaagagttttactgatgttcTGTTTTTTCCACTTTACCTCTggaaacgagatcattcacattttgcgGTAAATCATTGAAAtatgccagcttggcttggacaagaatcggcaaaatacggcaatgcaaccaagaaaggacaaacttccaACAAGATCCACTCCAACAAATTAACTGTAGGAGCGTTAAACAAACTTTTCAAAACACAAGCTGGCGTTATTTATCCGTAATTTTAAGAGACCTCATTGccattacgtgtttataacataaaggcaattttttcttgttataGTCGAGGTACATCGAAAAGCACTTGCACGTTTGCTCGCTAAAAAGTCaaactttgttatttttcgtCTTTACCAACGTAAGATGGACCAACCGGTCGATATTCAAAtgtttgataataataatctctGTTTTACTTCCCTTTAATGTAAGGATTATGTTAAATATCTAGGTTTCTTACTGGACAATCATTTGAGCTGGAAACACCACATTGACTATGTCGCACCAAAAATAAGTAGAATTATTGGAGTTATTGCACGTCTTAGGCACCTCGTCCCTTTTACTTCTTTATTAAGTATTTATCGCTCTTTGATACTACCCTACCTGTCTTATGGTTTGGCTTCTTGGGGTCAAGCTGCTAAATCCCATCTACAAAAAATCTTAGAGCTGCAAAGCCGTGTCCTTCGGTTGACGCATTTTTTCTGAACCCAGAGTGCATACGGTGCCTTTGTTTACCTCCTCAAAAATTCTCCCACCTGGTATTTGCGGGCGGAAATGACTCCATGTAAATGGTAACCTGTTAATAAAGTGTTGTTGTTTGTAAAGTGTTGttattttagagcaaaacaaacaaacaaatcaactatttctttacgtccaaaagagtacagataatttttatttaattccagttgaaaataaaaatttgagtttcatttttgaacaaaggaaaaaccaattaaaccactttttaagaATTGCATGTCCACAAAAATCGAACAAAAGGTGGCCACAGCTCGAAAATGGATTTTCCTCAAATTTTGTCCAGATGTAGCCTATTATGTCTCTAAATGCACTGTATAGTTTCTTAAGCCAtgtgtatttttattttggagaaaatgcgAATTTAAGAGTTCGTGTCGAAATCATCATTTTTTTCCGCAGAAATTAGCGCTTACTTTGCTGTAAAGTTTCGCTACCAAAACCAATTCGTATCAGCTCGAAACCTCCTAAAAGCTCTTCTGTGGTATCTCGATATCTGGTTTAAgtggttttttaaaaatttgaatcACGGCTAGCACCCGAAATAATTTCAACTTCAAGACGTCTGGTTTTACTTGACTGAAGGTACCcctgaaaccgcatcgtttttcAACATGCGATAAAGCTCAAAAGCTAACGATATTTACACCGTTAACTCTCTAAGTGATCAGCTTTCAAGTGAtataaaaatttctttgggcaatTGTATACGCGCTGCGTATAAACAAGTCACCAAGTTCATGTGTTTTTGACCTTTCGACATCAAACGtcctaatttgcatattcatcGAGTCACTTAGAAGTTCTTGTTTCAACTTGTTTACGGCAAAAATTGCAACTGTTACAATACTTCCTACCTGTTTATGACTTTGCTGTTGTTTAGAACCTCCAATTTTACCACAAATCACATCAATAATGTCAGCCAACAGTTGGTGTACATCCGATTACTATTCAATGCGTTCATGTACCAGCGTCAGTTCACTTTAGCCATGATGACATTCTCTTTTTATGGCCAAATTGGCTCAACCTTTTCCTGGTAAACTCATAGTATCACAAACTGAATATCTGTGCCATAAAAAACTTTCCCGTGCAGCTGGGAACCGCATTCCGTATTCCTTCAAACCCAATGTTACACGAGTTCACGTGACATTTAGTGATTTTCCGGTAAAGTTTGGTTGATGTGCGGTTTTAGACGCACCGCCTATAAACCAATAGCTTTGGCCTGAAGGAACATAACAGCAGACCAGTAGTGCTGTAAGAATAAATTGGTGTTAAGTTTGACTTATATCGAGTTTTAGGATAGTCATACCCATCCTTCCCACGAATTTCTTTCGCAGGAAATAAGCATGGAAGTCGTACCCAGACCTGAACTGCGTGCTTGCTTACTCTCATTGTACTCTCAATTTCTACATCGACACATCAGTTTTCAAGGTTACATTCATCACTTTTTGCTTAAAATTATACACTACCGCAGCCTTCTCTATTTTGCTGCGGAATTAATGGTGATTTCGACACTAACTCTTAAATTcgcattttctccaaaataaaaacACACGACTTAAAAAACTTTACAGTGCATTTAGAGACATAATAGGGtacatctgaaaaaaaaattgatcaaaatccgtttttgggCTGTGCagctaaaatttgaaaatgtttgattttttctaacATGCACcattaaaaatacgcatccacttaaAATAAGGTATCCGTAAAAATGACAACtgtttagtgcccaagaaaataatttgtggagtaacttgttccaccaagtttgagctattactggtattctgttttgtcgttctccttctctttctctcttttttcgtttctgttctagtcatagttCTCCCAGGCATCGTGCAACCTTATTTGAGCTTCTAAAGATTGCCAAAAATTCGCAATagagagaaaaaagcagttctcccaggcatcatgcaaccttatcagagcttctaaggATATGCcgaaaattgcaatacagagaaaaaagcagctctaaacaaattaaaaataaacacacagccttaagtttatatctcTCCGATGCTggacttgaataactgcatagccaccagtgtggaccacagctatcatagacctctttcataatggcggccaaataaaatattcttttgttttaatgctaataagcctaactagcctcgctacgacgaaaaaaattcaaaagaacatttgtttcaaaatgaggggagtaggtctaattaacataaagacaaaagaatggaaaagtggtcgccatttatgaaagtggtctatgacATTGtgtcaaactggattaaaaccagaaaaaaatgcagagagaaaatattttccaaactgttttccacctgagcacgaaaagcgttgactgttaaGCTTTAGTTGacatagtatggccgtgtagccgggTCGAGCCACAGTAAGCGCGTGATAAATCAAGCCTCGtctatgtttaggtgagttaaactggtttgagcctgcaatccaatcgaaaaccagtacctggtcaacaggacagagcgcaaaaaccgctagacatgcccactagaatcacacttgtgttgccgccattccattttcaaaatggcgggcgacaaatcaaaatccaccacgtcattgtggaggctgtcacgccgctgacgtttctctgagaaaatttgcaaaaagatgatctgaatctgccatcattcaacgatgcttcagagccgtcagggaagagatcggaccaaaaccagttcgcctaaagcaatagagtttttgaagagcttcgaagcttcatttgacgttcgttgtttagagttttgcgtttcttaaggtggtcggttactctttaagctcagaacagagatatgttggaggtaaattattttcgcgaaacatatcaaatatgacttttttttcgttgatatgaaaatttttgagaggtgtttaaaggtggaattccgatttcatacaccaagagagactttttcaaatcgaagtttgaagagaagcaggtttttttaccgctagtgttcgtcttcacagttgtaactggttttacacagaaaagcgaagtccagtgccttatactttcacgccactcgatatagtttgtgtggttttggggtcgtaagttgtcctgaaatgcatatagcgtacatgtatgtttttaacttcgagttaatatcttgtcgacattgttcatacaatgtaagttttctcgctttataagccaaggcgacagagcgGCTGTCTGTTATATtaaacagcggcaaatattgacaacaaaccctgttattttcttccctttaacaacgttcattgctatgttctgtgtaactaaaaataaaatatgtcatcTGTCGCATCTGACTACCgggggattgtgtgctttttcaagtttatgggactctttgcaaagggcgaGTTAAGTTTATTCAACAAAATAAGCTGCTTTTTCCGTTTAGAGACTGAGAATGTcagcaaaggtgctctagttcaatgtgcaaagcgctttttttggctgttgatgccagcaaaacggttcaccacactagaaaatttttattcactcgctactggctcacaaagactacagaatttgccacatggatgaatacatttcaccaatgaaggtgagtgatgcaataacattacaatagttgcaataataatcGGCCCTGAATTGAATTTCCCCTACCCCTCGATATAGATTCtacgcccccttctttgtcagtgccaaaaatctgccaagagaactgaagcactaagttacacagaaaTAGTCATacaggtagaaaaccctcaaggatcaaaagcaggagctggatattaagcagagaaaaatcgagaacgaaaacaaaaactttcacaaaaaaacatgaagttaagtatttgggtttagctcattacaacaatgacatgccaatgcctttgcagtactaacccccccccccgccccccccccccccccttcaccaAGACACGCACACCACTGACAGCAGTACACTGCTTAGCATTATATTGAGTGCcactaaacatgtttcatttcatattactatttacatgcacagaacaaactgcattgaacacgatgcacaaccccatgaatttctcaaattgcttttggcctattCTAAGACCTGTGAgtaaaaccacaccaaaaagttaggtcactataataaggtaaaacagatatcattttcataatggttatgctttacaatgtagctgtgtcaccaaacacccaaggtcaataattttgctattattccaacagtaaacacttaatgactggtcccgagggaaacagttcatttcgtTTCCCTAAAAATTTCAATATTCCCCTGAGGCGcagacgagggaaacaaaatgaactgtttcctgagagaccagtcattaagtgatttgttatatagcacaaatagGAAAACGTGCAATGGGAACAGCAACGGTGGTCGTCGATCAATATTTGCaggcaacagtgcactgttaccctctgacgtcatagattttgcactgttgcccgctcagagacttttgaacgacaaaagtgtttttgttagatgtcatgtggccttgaagtaaccaatgagagcatgctaatctgcagagagtaaaagtaggttgctgtaatactgcacaacttcagtttcttcataaatcaggtatggctaccatttcctacaaacaaaaacaatgataaaaccattacacagaaagtgaataatgacacagtaagcacaaggggaaagataataccttacattatgaaattttgaaccacggatactgtgtttttcgctctctgattggttcactcactctcagttaacagctcttatacagtatgacataatatggaaactgattgcgccaagtgttaccacgctggaaactatgtccaagtgttaagaatgtatttacaataatgcaaagggttttccgtgaaccaagaaagctaatctgcagagagtaaaagtaagttgctgtactactgcacaacttcagtttcttcataaatcaggtatggctaccatttcctacaaacaaaaacaatgataaaaccattacacagaaagtgaataatgacacagtaagcacaaggggaaagataataccttacattatgaaattttgaaccacggatactgtgtttttcgctttctgattggttcacttactctcagttaacagctcttatacagtatgacataatatggaaactgattgcgccaagtgttaccacgctggaaactgattgccttTAAATAtgtccaagtgttaagaatcaaatgaaaatttaataaaacaataatgaaTGGATTTGATTGAGTTGTTGATCTCATAtcaacatgcactcatggaattataatattattgttcattattgtcttgtgctataggaattatatgcttattagtataattactgaaagttctctgcactgattgcttgtcattgagatgattattattacgtgataatcaccgaggcggttttttcaaaatagccacaagctgttttgtttaggtgacagacgaataaattaattgttttaaagaaaatgtgtattattcaaataatcaactatgtaataggcgatttgcatgatggcatcatttactaagaaattgagtcgcttctattgtcaggcaaatttaaattattgtttccgatATTCCCTCAGACTTTAGGAAcgttggtgaataaaaacctcaagTTCATCTCGGTTTTCattaaccgatattcaccttaCCTTCGGcgaaacaataattgttaataattattatttggtgttcatactaatttttagtgttaaacaactttcagtcaggggtacgcatctaactaaagctgtaaggctattattatattattattattattattattattattattattattattattattattattattattattattatgtaatgtacctgaagtgtttgcatgcttccaaagctttgctgcacatgtgtttttgtagccgttttgcAAACTTAGAAATATGAAAAAGTTGACCAACATGGTTACTCTGTTAAagtaatgtacttttctgggctgttccacaactgatcaggacaatattgccaaacactgagtggaagacgctttgctgcagatttcctggaatggtttctgcaaaaatatttgcgaggaacagcaacaaaaacctcgcacagatcgatggcatttaacagtcaaggttacgtgacgtggaaattgtaaatcccaggtgttaagaaaattcaactttgtggctgaagttcactcacagttcacctacagcaagaaacccagtggacgattttatacgatCAAAGTTGTATGACCGCGTTACAGTCCTCAATAACATACAACGGCcagccaaacttattttcaaaagcaaaaacctttcgtccatcaagaccgagttgctcctgtagttcccgagaacaaagaagaatttcgttgccagttcgctggtttctgtaagatttttaaataatctgggggcagaccaacaccccatgtcaagaaaatttacagtagccaaaaccaacaaaatgatacaagaggacgcattgctacttgacatgcagacttgcgaagtaatcaatcgtgtgtcctcgaccgttgatttggaatcgcagAGTGTtttctccgaccttgaaaaaaaattcctcaggcacccagggtatgagtcgtctaactttccacaaaatttgacaaatgctaGAGTGTTATTCTCCACTTCGATCGCTCACTGTCTCGATCGTCTCGATCACTTCGAATCTTTAGAGTTTGCGCAGGCGCAGTTACgcgaaaaaaagccattttacgtcattattctccagccaatcagcggtttttgcgctctgtcggtcaacagtcaacttcaaaaaaacagctaacCTCGATGAGCTAGAAccgagcccgcgatatggtcacgagACACTGGTCAGCGAATACCTtgtttgacagctgtcaattgaccataacatggaatTGCCATATCAAAGATGTGTGCTGTAAACCAGCGTGatattggtcacattggcaGACATGGAGgagtggacgtacgg
Encoded proteins:
- the LOC137988046 gene encoding immunoglobulin superfamily member 10-like — translated: MRARECVNPKPQFGGIPCKGSTTVMRGCINTSSCLQEFPVRFQTEGSPSTGVMQFLKNNAWKALCTAHWNNNEAILACQVNGYNNSNDNFTDIWKRGNTSLVNITSHSCSSIIQSCGFINTQIRCSVPVRLSGAKAKYGGRVEVFYRRRWGKICRTKWDINDAKVVCKQLGFRGVLAEFMTGMNTTDEDIPVVMSDIACTGQESVLAQCNRLDGEHKCPEDIGAQALCVPNNVEVLEKKSLSSNLGSTETVQCSLEKENQNGKVKWYEIGTTTSELNSNGRIEVKGVTLRIKNVQLADGGTYECRGERYTRFYTVYVNAGFKDEKLQQPLIYGRPGKIRCTAEGNPPPQFEWRKNESLLLEKDRFTQLSDGSLQIDKVGREDKGAYKCSIKQTKGSERIIVYSQVINVSVIVPPNVKLSGSRHNVREGDRIILTCIVHGFPKPQISWFKDKLQLKEEEKANLVKGNITEEGEGTYTCQAKNQGGSENDTFNVIVDGKKARNASQFS